One window of Deltaproteobacteria bacterium genomic DNA carries:
- a CDS encoding DUF952 domain-containing protein: MKRIFHIATSESWSDAKENGFYSVQSLKLEGFIHCSLEHQIAPVANFIFKGKTGLVLLEIFADQVKPEIRFESLEGGKQKFPHVYGPLNIDAVQRVLPFVPNADGCFDFPRELSGVVKLLRPSVEYRISYLEALLEFQKEGLPWMMDLKVEKIETKPQFEGGPLRRYCEIWLG; the protein is encoded by the coding sequence ATGAAAAGAATCTTTCACATCGCGACATCAGAATCATGGTCGGATGCAAAAGAAAATGGATTTTACTCGGTCCAGTCTTTGAAATTGGAAGGCTTCATTCATTGCTCTTTGGAGCACCAGATTGCTCCCGTTGCCAATTTCATTTTCAAGGGCAAAACGGGTCTCGTACTTCTTGAAATATTCGCAGACCAAGTGAAACCTGAAATTCGCTTCGAGAGTCTTGAAGGTGGAAAACAGAAGTTTCCTCACGTCTATGGTCCGTTAAATATCGATGCTGTTCAACGTGTTTTGCCCTTTGTGCCAAATGCGGACGGATGCTTTGATTTTCCTCGTGAACTTTCCGGTGTCGTAAAACTACTTCGGCCAAGTGTCGAATATAGGATTAGCTACTTGGAGGCACTCCTTGAATTTCAAAAAGAGGGCCTGCCGTGGATGATGGATTTGAAAGTAGAAAAAATCGAAACGAAGCCGCAATTTGAAGGTGGTCCTTTAAGGCGCTACTGCGAAATTTGGTTGGGTTAG